In a single window of the Streptomyces sp. NBC_00353 genome:
- a CDS encoding gamma-glutamyl-gamma-aminobutyrate hydrolase family protein, which yields MSVPLIGVTTYLEPVARWGVWELPAALLPAAYPRLVQRSGGLAALLSPDAPARAADAVARLDGLVIAGGADVEPARYGAEPGPRTGPPNRERDAWELALLDAALESGTPVLGICRGMQLMNVAFGGTLIQHLDGHAGPHGTAGVLGEHPVTPVPGTRYASIVPEESPVPTYHHQAVDRLAPDLVASAHAADGTVEAVELPGARWALGVQWHPEMGDDLRVMQALVAEAARG from the coding sequence ATGTCCGTACCGCTCATCGGCGTCACCACCTATCTGGAGCCCGTCGCCCGCTGGGGCGTCTGGGAACTGCCCGCCGCCCTGCTCCCGGCCGCCTACCCGCGGCTGGTCCAGCGCTCCGGAGGCCTCGCCGCTCTCCTGTCGCCGGACGCCCCGGCCCGGGCGGCGGACGCCGTGGCCCGGCTGGACGGTCTCGTCATCGCGGGCGGCGCCGATGTCGAGCCCGCGCGGTACGGCGCGGAGCCCGGCCCGAGGACCGGACCGCCGAACCGGGAGCGCGACGCCTGGGAGCTGGCCCTGCTCGATGCCGCCCTGGAGTCCGGCACACCGGTGCTCGGCATCTGCCGTGGCATGCAGCTCATGAATGTGGCGTTCGGCGGCACCCTCATCCAGCACCTGGACGGGCATGCCGGCCCGCACGGGACGGCCGGGGTCCTCGGCGAGCACCCGGTGACACCGGTGCCGGGGACCCGCTACGCATCGATCGTGCCCGAGGAGTCCCCTGTACCGACCTACCACCACCAGGCCGTGGACCGCCTCGCACCGGACCTGGTGGCGTCGGCCCACGCGGCGGACGGCACGGTGGAGGCGGTCGAGCTGCCGGGGGCGCGGTGGGCGCTCGGGGTGCAGTGGCATCCGGAGATGGGTGACGACCTGCGCGTGATGCAGGCGCTCGTGGCGGAGGCGGCGCGCGGCTGA
- a CDS encoding 3-oxoacyl-ACP reductase: MTTDTENICRRLVGRTAVITGAGSGIGLATARRLASEGAHVVCADIDETAGKAAADEAGGLFVRTDVTDPEQVEALFKAAYDTYGSVDIAFNNAGISPPDDDSILTTGLEAWKRVQDVNLTSVYLCCKAALPYMRRQGRGSIINTASFVAVMGAATSQISYTASKGGVLAMSRELGVQFAREGIRVNALCPGPVNTPLLQELFAKDPERAARRLVHIPVGRFAEATEIAAAVAFLASDDSSFVNATDFLVDGGISGAYVTPV; the protein is encoded by the coding sequence ATGACCACCGACACCGAGAACATCTGCCGCCGCCTGGTCGGCCGCACCGCCGTCATCACCGGCGCCGGCAGCGGCATCGGCCTCGCCACCGCCCGCCGCCTGGCATCCGAGGGCGCCCACGTCGTCTGCGCGGACATCGACGAGACCGCGGGCAAGGCCGCGGCCGACGAGGCCGGCGGCCTCTTCGTACGCACCGATGTCACCGACCCCGAACAGGTCGAGGCGCTCTTCAAGGCCGCGTACGACACCTACGGCTCCGTCGACATCGCCTTCAACAACGCGGGCATTTCGCCGCCCGACGACGACTCCATCCTCACCACCGGGCTGGAGGCCTGGAAGCGCGTCCAGGACGTCAACCTCACCTCCGTCTACCTCTGCTGCAAGGCCGCCCTCCCCTACATGCGGCGCCAGGGCCGCGGCTCGATCATCAACACCGCGTCGTTCGTGGCCGTCATGGGCGCGGCCACCAGCCAGATCTCGTACACCGCGTCCAAGGGCGGCGTACTCGCCATGTCCCGCGAGCTCGGTGTCCAGTTCGCCCGCGAGGGCATCCGGGTCAACGCGCTCTGCCCCGGGCCGGTCAACACCCCGCTGCTCCAGGAGCTGTTCGCCAAGGACCCGGAGCGCGCGGCCCGTCGGCTGGTGCACATCCCGGTCGGCCGGTTCGCGGAGGCCACCGAGATCGCGGCGGCGGTCGCGTTCCTCGCGAGCGACGACTCCTCGTTCGTCAACGCCACGGACTTCCTTGTCGACGGTGGAATCTCCGGCGCGTACGTCACGCCCGTCTGA
- a CDS encoding DUF2510 domain-containing protein, whose product MSNATPPGWYPDSAAPGTDRWWDGTAWTAHTRPNTPAPQQPVPPPSASGGSGGGGGIRIVTTATAALVVLGAAVTGAVLLGRDDGGTEPKSSGPTRSAPLPTATTTSGGDGPATDPTLLVDQLNGITLPIPDGWEKPESTVDKALTMRTVDSYTCPGDSSAFCYHGTVTTRTASETDLTSAEALAEQDIATAADKAYEENVVGDRIHGGITSHEQLRSASVSVAGRTGYEVRWRVHTAEGPGGYVQSLVFPSTVGSESPVIVRYAFDAGPDGPPLSLMDTLTRAIRPIDDSETSGGVGSSVAP is encoded by the coding sequence ATGAGCAACGCGACACCGCCCGGCTGGTACCCGGACTCCGCAGCCCCGGGCACCGACCGGTGGTGGGACGGCACGGCATGGACCGCTCACACCCGGCCGAACACGCCCGCACCGCAGCAGCCGGTCCCACCCCCGTCCGCAAGCGGAGGCAGCGGCGGCGGGGGCGGCATCCGGATCGTGACGACAGCGACGGCGGCCCTGGTCGTCCTCGGCGCGGCCGTCACCGGGGCCGTCCTGCTGGGCAGGGACGACGGCGGTACGGAACCCAAGTCGTCCGGGCCGACCCGCTCCGCACCGCTCCCCACCGCCACCACCACGTCCGGCGGGGACGGTCCGGCGACGGACCCGACACTGCTCGTCGACCAGCTCAACGGCATCACCCTGCCGATCCCCGACGGCTGGGAGAAGCCGGAGAGCACGGTCGACAAGGCGCTCACCATGCGCACGGTCGACTCCTACACCTGCCCCGGCGACTCCTCCGCCTTCTGCTACCACGGCACGGTGACCACCCGTACGGCGAGCGAGACGGACCTCACTTCCGCCGAGGCCCTGGCCGAGCAGGACATCGCCACCGCGGCCGACAAGGCGTACGAGGAGAACGTCGTCGGCGACCGGATCCACGGAGGCATCACCTCCCACGAGCAGCTGAGATCCGCATCGGTCAGCGTGGCGGGCCGCACGGGCTACGAGGTGCGCTGGCGGGTCCACACGGCCGAGGGACCCGGCGGTTATGTGCAGTCGCTCGTCTTCCCGTCGACGGTCGGCAGCGAATCGCCGGTGATCGTGCGCTATGCCTTCGACGCGGGACCCGACGGACCGCCGCTCTCCCTCATGGACACCCTCACCCGGGCCATCCGGCCGATCGACGACAGCGAGACCAGTGGAGGCGTCGGCAGCTCCGTGGCTCCCTGA
- a CDS encoding LysR family transcriptional regulator encodes MPSEAPAPVLLSHRVPDLGALELLLAVARHGSLGRAARDVGITQPAASSRIRSMERQLGVALLDRSPRGSRLTDAGALVTDWARRIVEAAEAFDAGAQALRDRRDSRLRVAASMTIAEYLLPGWLIALRAERPDTAVSLLAGNSAAVAGRLLAGEADLGFVEGLFIPEGLDGTVIAHDRLVVVVAPSHAWAGRRTPLTPQELAATPLILRERGSGTRQVLDSALAVHGGLAQPLLELSSTTAVKGAAESGAGPCVLSELALGEELSSRRLVKIPVAGVRLRRQLRAVWPSGHRPAGPARDLLSLTGRSSPPGA; translated from the coding sequence ATGCCCAGCGAAGCGCCTGCACCCGTCCTCCTGTCCCACCGGGTCCCCGACCTCGGAGCGCTGGAGCTGCTGCTCGCCGTCGCCCGGCACGGCAGCCTGGGACGGGCGGCACGGGACGTCGGCATCACCCAGCCCGCCGCCAGCAGCCGGATCCGGTCGATGGAGCGACAGCTCGGCGTGGCCCTCCTCGACCGATCGCCGCGCGGCTCCCGGCTCACCGACGCGGGTGCGCTCGTCACCGACTGGGCGCGCCGGATCGTCGAGGCCGCCGAGGCATTCGATGCGGGCGCGCAGGCGCTGCGCGACCGGCGAGACTCCCGGCTGCGGGTAGCCGCCTCCATGACCATCGCCGAGTATCTGCTGCCCGGCTGGCTGATCGCCCTGCGCGCCGAACGGCCGGACACCGCGGTCTCACTGCTGGCGGGCAACTCGGCGGCGGTCGCGGGGCGCCTGCTCGCCGGGGAGGCCGACCTCGGATTCGTGGAGGGACTGTTCATACCGGAGGGCCTCGACGGCACGGTCATCGCACACGACCGCCTCGTCGTCGTGGTCGCCCCGTCCCATGCGTGGGCCGGGCGCCGCACCCCTCTGACCCCGCAGGAACTGGCTGCGACCCCACTGATCCTGCGCGAGCGCGGCTCCGGCACCCGGCAGGTCCTGGACTCGGCACTCGCCGTCCACGGCGGACTTGCGCAGCCACTGCTCGAACTCTCGTCCACGACGGCGGTGAAGGGGGCGGCGGAGAGCGGCGCGGGGCCGTGCGTGCTGAGCGAACTCGCGCTGGGGGAGGAGCTGTCCTCGCGGCGGCTGGTGAAGATCCCGGTGGCGGGGGTACGGCTGAGGCGACAGCTGCGGGCGGTCTGGCCCTCGGGACACCGGCCGGCGGGCCCGGCCCGCGACCTGCTGTCACTGACGGGCCGATCGAGCCCGCCCGGCGCTTGA
- a CDS encoding TDT family transporter, producing MAIFPQTRARTSAPHPAAARLPSLRYIGPNWYASVMGTAIVAGAGAALPVHVPGLRAACTVVWALSALLLAAVLAARAGHWSAHRDQARAHLLDPAVAPFYGCLSMALLAVGGSTMTVGRDVVGHRAALAVDVVLYSAGTAIGLAVAVAIPYLMVVRHRPAPGTASPVWLLPVVAPMVSAALGPLLVPELPAGQWQEAMLLACYAMFGLSLLATLMMLPLIFARLVHQGPLPLALTPTLFLVLGPLGQSTTAAGQLADVAPGAIGTPYASALGAFAVLYGVPVMGFALLWLALAGSMVVRAVRGGMTFSMTWWGFTFPVGTCVTGAAGLARHTGLTAFTWLAVALYVLLVSAWAVAGVRTLRGLFSGALLAAPQAPRPATARTT from the coding sequence ATGGCCATCTTTCCGCAGACCCGCGCCCGGACGAGCGCCCCGCACCCCGCCGCCGCGCGACTTCCTTCCCTGCGGTACATCGGCCCCAACTGGTACGCGTCGGTCATGGGCACCGCCATCGTGGCCGGCGCGGGCGCGGCGCTTCCCGTGCACGTGCCCGGGCTGCGCGCTGCATGCACGGTGGTGTGGGCGCTATCGGCGCTGCTTCTCGCCGCGGTTCTCGCCGCCCGCGCCGGGCACTGGTCCGCCCACCGCGACCAGGCGCGCGCCCATCTCCTCGACCCGGCCGTCGCCCCGTTCTACGGCTGCCTCTCGATGGCGCTGCTGGCCGTCGGCGGCTCCACGATGACGGTCGGCCGGGATGTCGTCGGGCATCGGGCGGCCCTCGCCGTGGACGTGGTGCTCTACAGCGCGGGCACGGCGATCGGCCTGGCCGTCGCGGTCGCGATCCCGTATCTGATGGTCGTACGCCACCGTCCGGCACCCGGGACCGCGTCGCCGGTCTGGCTGCTGCCGGTGGTGGCGCCGATGGTCTCCGCGGCGCTCGGCCCGCTGCTGGTTCCGGAGCTGCCCGCCGGTCAGTGGCAGGAGGCGATGCTGCTCGCCTGCTACGCGATGTTCGGGCTGAGCCTGCTGGCGACGTTGATGATGCTGCCGCTGATCTTCGCGCGACTGGTCCACCAGGGTCCGCTGCCGCTCGCCCTGACCCCCACGTTGTTCCTGGTCCTCGGTCCGCTGGGCCAGTCGACGACCGCGGCCGGTCAGCTCGCCGATGTGGCGCCGGGTGCGATCGGGACGCCGTACGCCTCCGCGCTCGGGGCGTTCGCCGTGCTGTACGGGGTGCCGGTGATGGGGTTCGCGCTGCTGTGGCTGGCGCTGGCCGGGTCGATGGTGGTGCGGGCGGTACGGGGCGGCATGACGTTCAGCATGACCTGGTGGGGCTTCACCTTCCCGGTCGGCACGTGTGTCACCGGCGCGGCGGGGCTGGCCCGGCACACCGGGCTGACGGCGTTCACCTGGCTGGCCGTCGCGCTGTACGTGCTGCTGGTGTCGGCCTGGGCGGTGGCCGGGGTGCGGACGCTGCGCGGGCTGTTCAGCGGAGCGCTGCTCGCAGCGCCGCAGGCGCCCCGGCCAGCGACGGCCCGTACCACGTGA
- a CDS encoding amino acid deaminase/aldolase yields the protein MTARAADRTRYERATAHLDAPIAVIDLDAFDANADDLVRRAAGKPIRVASKSVRCRTLLERVLARPGFAGVMSFTLAESLWLARAGFDDVLLAYPSADRSAFAELAGDPKLAAAVTVMVDDHAQLELIDAARAGGQEEIRVCLELDTSLRLLGGRVRIGALRSPLRSPAQLAELARSVARRPGFRLVGLMAYEGHIAGVGDSLTGRPLRSRAIRLMQATARKELAARRAEVVRAVRAVAPDLEFVNGGGTGSVQHTAAEPAVTEIAAGSGLYAPRLFDNYTSFSARPAALFAQPVVRRPGVGVVTVLGGGYPASGAAGADRLPVPYLPEGLRYDPQEGPGEVQTPLLGAPADDLLIGDKVWFRHAKAGELCERFDELQLIEGDRVTATVPTYRGEGQTFL from the coding sequence ATGACTGCGCGTGCCGCTGACCGGACCCGCTACGAGCGGGCCACCGCACATCTCGACGCCCCGATCGCCGTGATCGATCTGGATGCCTTCGATGCCAACGCCGACGACCTGGTCCGCCGGGCGGCGGGGAAGCCGATCCGGGTCGCGAGCAAGTCGGTGCGCTGCCGGACGCTGCTGGAGCGGGTGCTCGCGCGGCCGGGGTTCGCCGGGGTGATGTCGTTCACGCTCGCCGAGTCGCTGTGGCTGGCCCGGGCCGGTTTCGACGACGTACTGCTGGCCTACCCGTCGGCCGACCGGTCCGCCTTCGCCGAGCTGGCCGGGGACCCGAAGCTGGCCGCCGCGGTCACGGTGATGGTGGACGATCATGCGCAGCTGGAGCTGATCGACGCGGCGCGGGCCGGTGGCCAGGAGGAGATCCGGGTCTGTCTGGAGCTGGACACGTCGCTGCGGCTGCTCGGCGGCCGGGTCAGGATCGGGGCGCTGCGTTCGCCGCTGCGCTCCCCCGCCCAGCTCGCGGAGCTGGCCCGCTCGGTGGCGCGCAGGCCCGGTTTCCGGCTGGTCGGTCTGATGGCGTACGAGGGGCATATCGCCGGGGTCGGGGACTCGCTCACGGGCCGGCCGCTGCGTTCCAGGGCGATCCGGCTGATGCAGGCGACGGCCCGCAAGGAGCTGGCGGCCCGGCGGGCGGAGGTGGTGCGGGCCGTGCGGGCGGTGGCGCCGGATCTGGAGTTCGTGAACGGCGGCGGCACCGGCAGTGTGCAGCACACGGCGGCGGAGCCGGCGGTGACCGAGATCGCGGCCGGGTCGGGGCTCTACGCACCGCGGCTGTTCGACAACTACACGTCGTTCTCGGCCCGCCCGGCGGCGCTGTTCGCGCAGCCCGTGGTGCGGCGGCCCGGCGTGGGGGTGGTGACGGTGCTCGGCGGCGGCTACCCGGCGTCGGGGGCCGCGGGGGCGGACCGGCTGCCCGTTCCGTATCTGCCGGAGGGGCTGCGCTACGACCCGCAGGAGGGGCCCGGCGAGGTGCAGACACCGCTGCTCGGCGCCCCGGCCGACGATCTGCTGATCGGCGACAAGGTGTGGTTCCGGCACGCGAAGGCCGGTGAGCTGTGCGAGCGCTTCGACGAGCTGCAGCTGATCGAGGGCGACCGGGTCACGGCGACCGTGCCGACGTACCGGGGCGAGGGGCAGACGTTCCTCTGA
- a CDS encoding glutamine synthetase family protein → MADRTPPLEVEELRLLVESGEIDTVVLAFPDMQGRLQGKRFAARFFLDEVLEHGTEGCNYLLAVDTDMNTVDGYAMSSWERGYGDFAMHSDLTTLRRVPWNDGTAMVIADLAWEDGSPVVAAPRQILRRQLERLAEHGFTAHVGTELEFIVFKDTYEQAWDRNYRDLTPANQYNIDYSVLGTGRIEPLLRRIRNEMAAAGLTVESAKGECNPGQHEIVFRYDEALVTCDQHAVYKTGAKEIAAQEGVALTFMAKFNEREGNSCHIHLSLQDADGRNVMAGEAGGMSPVMRHFLAGQLVALRDFSLLYAPNINSYKRFQPGSFAPTAVAWGHDNRTCSLRVVGHGRSTRFENRLPGGDVNPHLAVAGLIAAGLHGIEQKLELPEPCEGNAYTTAYDHVPTTLREAAELWEQSDLAKAAFGDDVVAHYRNMARVELEAFDAAVTDWELRRSFERL, encoded by the coding sequence GTGGCAGACCGCACACCCCCGCTCGAGGTCGAGGAACTCCGGCTCCTCGTCGAGAGCGGTGAGATCGACACCGTCGTCCTGGCCTTCCCCGACATGCAGGGACGGCTGCAGGGCAAGCGGTTCGCCGCCCGCTTCTTCCTCGACGAGGTGCTGGAGCACGGCACGGAGGGCTGCAATTACCTGCTCGCCGTCGACACCGACATGAACACCGTCGACGGCTACGCCATGTCCTCCTGGGAGCGTGGGTACGGCGACTTCGCCATGCACTCCGACCTCACCACCCTGCGCCGTGTCCCATGGAACGACGGCACGGCCATGGTCATCGCCGACCTCGCCTGGGAGGACGGCTCACCCGTCGTCGCCGCGCCGCGCCAGATCCTCCGCCGCCAGCTGGAGCGTCTCGCCGAGCACGGTTTCACCGCGCATGTCGGCACCGAGCTCGAATTCATCGTCTTCAAGGACACGTACGAACAGGCGTGGGACCGCAACTACCGCGACCTGACCCCGGCCAACCAGTACAACATCGACTACTCGGTCCTCGGCACCGGCCGCATCGAACCCTTGCTCCGTCGCATCCGCAACGAGATGGCGGCCGCGGGCCTGACCGTCGAGTCCGCGAAGGGTGAGTGCAACCCCGGACAGCACGAGATCGTCTTCCGGTACGACGAGGCCCTGGTCACCTGCGACCAGCACGCCGTCTACAAGACCGGTGCCAAGGAGATCGCCGCCCAGGAGGGCGTCGCGCTCACCTTCATGGCCAAGTTCAACGAGCGCGAGGGCAACTCCTGCCACATCCATCTCTCCCTCCAGGACGCGGACGGGCGCAACGTCATGGCGGGCGAAGCGGGCGGCATGTCCCCGGTGATGCGCCACTTCCTCGCCGGACAGCTCGTCGCACTGCGCGATTTCTCCCTGCTCTACGCGCCGAACATCAACTCGTACAAGCGCTTCCAGCCCGGCTCGTTCGCCCCGACCGCGGTCGCCTGGGGCCACGACAACCGCACCTGTTCGCTCCGCGTCGTCGGCCACGGCCGCTCGACCCGGTTCGAGAACCGGCTGCCCGGCGGTGACGTCAACCCGCACCTCGCCGTCGCCGGTCTGATCGCCGCCGGCCTGCACGGCATCGAGCAGAAGCTCGAACTCCCCGAACCCTGCGAGGGCAACGCCTACACCACCGCGTACGACCACGTCCCCACCACACTCCGCGAAGCCGCCGAACTCTGGGAGCAGAGCGACCTGGCGAAGGCGGCCTTCGGCGACGACGTCGTCGCGCACTACCGCAACATGGCGCGCGTCGAACTCGAGGCATTCGACGCAGCGGTGACCGACTGGGAGCTCCGCCGCTCCTTCGAACGTCTGTGA
- a CDS encoding aldehyde dehydrogenase family protein: MTTEHQVLNPATEEVVAIVPATTAAEVDTAVRRAAAAQRIWAAMAPADRARLLRRFAAAVDEHREELARLEVREAGHTLANARWEAGNVRDLLEFAAGGVERLSGRQIPVPGGIDLTLLEPLGVVGVIAPWNFPMPIAAWGVAPALAAGNAVLLKPAETTPLTALRLARLALDEGLPEHLFQVLPGAGAETGNALVEHPGVAKIVFTGSTRVGKQIMARCAERVKRLTLELGGKSPNIVFADADIEAAAAAAPMAFLDNAGQDCCARTRILVQRSVYDRFLELLAPAVASVVVGDPSDEKTRMGPLISRAQLERVRSYVPEGATAIRGGAPEGPGFWFPPTVLTDARPDSPVATEEVFGPVAVVLPFEDEADAVRLANATEYGLAGSIWTRDVGRALRVSQAVQAGNLSVNSHSSVRYWTPFGGYKQSGLGRELGPDALAAFTETKNVFISTEA, translated from the coding sequence GTGACCACCGAGCACCAGGTACTCAACCCGGCGACCGAAGAAGTCGTCGCGATCGTGCCGGCCACCACCGCGGCCGAGGTCGACACCGCTGTGCGCCGGGCAGCGGCCGCCCAGCGGATCTGGGCGGCGATGGCCCCCGCGGACCGCGCACGCCTGCTGCGCCGCTTCGCCGCGGCCGTCGACGAACACCGCGAGGAGCTGGCCCGGCTGGAGGTCCGTGAGGCCGGCCACACCCTCGCCAACGCCCGGTGGGAAGCGGGCAACGTCCGCGATCTGCTCGAATTCGCCGCCGGGGGAGTCGAGCGGCTCAGCGGCCGGCAGATCCCGGTCCCCGGCGGCATCGACCTCACCCTGCTCGAACCCCTCGGCGTCGTCGGCGTGATCGCGCCGTGGAACTTCCCCATGCCGATCGCCGCCTGGGGCGTCGCCCCCGCCCTCGCCGCAGGCAACGCCGTCCTGCTCAAACCCGCCGAGACCACGCCGCTCACCGCTCTGCGGCTCGCCCGCCTCGCCCTGGACGAGGGCCTTCCCGAGCATCTCTTCCAGGTGCTGCCCGGAGCCGGTGCCGAAACGGGCAACGCCCTCGTCGAGCACCCCGGCGTCGCCAAGATCGTCTTCACCGGCTCCACCCGGGTCGGCAAGCAGATCATGGCCAGGTGCGCCGAGCGTGTGAAGCGGCTGACCCTCGAACTCGGCGGCAAGAGCCCCAACATCGTCTTCGCCGACGCCGACATCGAGGCCGCCGCGGCCGCCGCACCCATGGCCTTCCTCGACAACGCGGGCCAGGACTGCTGCGCCCGCACCCGCATCCTCGTGCAGCGTTCCGTCTACGACCGCTTCCTCGAACTCCTCGCCCCGGCCGTCGCCTCGGTCGTCGTCGGCGACCCGTCCGACGAGAAGACCCGGATGGGGCCGCTGATCTCCAGGGCCCAACTGGAACGCGTACGGTCGTACGTCCCCGAGGGCGCGACCGCGATCCGGGGCGGCGCGCCCGAGGGCCCCGGGTTCTGGTTCCCGCCGACCGTGCTGACCGACGCCCGCCCCGACTCGCCCGTGGCCACCGAAGAGGTCTTCGGACCGGTCGCCGTCGTCCTGCCCTTCGAGGACGAAGCCGACGCCGTCCGGCTCGCCAACGCGACCGAGTACGGCCTCGCCGGCTCCATCTGGACCCGAGACGTGGGGCGCGCGCTGCGGGTCTCCCAGGCGGTCCAGGCCGGGAACCTGTCCGTCAACTCCCACTCCAGCGTCCGCTACTGGACCCCGTTCGGCGGCTACAAGCAGTCCGGCCTCGGCCGGGAACTGGGCCCCGACGCCCTCGCCGCCTTCACCGAAACCAAGAACGTCTTCATCAGTACGGAGGCCTGA
- a CDS encoding FadR/GntR family transcriptional regulator has product MAQESESGRHGSARQLRPLLRPVRAGNGFEEALEQILQVVRLGLVPGGERLPAERELAELLGISRVTLREVLKVLQDQRLVESRRGRYGGTFVLPRTDSPGEDELRRRVAAVDVEDVLRFREVLETGAAELCATHGLTDEGAERLRTALAATHDAPLPDYRRRDTLLHLTLAELSGSASLTAQYAAVRATVNDLLDCIPLLVRNLEHSQHQHTALVEAVLDGDAEAARAVMREHCAGTAALLRGFLA; this is encoded by the coding sequence GTGGCGCAGGAAAGCGAGTCCGGCCGGCACGGGTCCGCGCGGCAACTGCGACCCCTGCTGCGGCCCGTGCGCGCGGGCAACGGCTTCGAGGAGGCACTCGAACAGATCCTCCAGGTGGTCAGGCTGGGGCTGGTGCCCGGCGGCGAGCGGCTGCCCGCCGAGCGCGAACTGGCCGAGCTGCTCGGGATCAGCCGGGTCACGCTGCGCGAGGTGCTGAAGGTGCTGCAGGACCAGCGGCTGGTGGAGAGCAGGCGAGGGAGGTACGGCGGCACCTTCGTACTCCCCCGCACCGACAGCCCCGGCGAGGACGAGCTGCGCCGCCGGGTGGCGGCCGTCGACGTCGAGGACGTCCTGCGCTTCCGTGAGGTACTGGAGACCGGCGCGGCCGAACTGTGCGCCACGCACGGGCTGACGGACGAGGGCGCGGAACGGCTGCGTACGGCTCTGGCGGCGACACACGATGCACCTCTGCCCGACTACCGCAGGCGCGACACCCTTCTGCATCTGACACTGGCCGAGCTGTCCGGCTCGGCTTCCCTGACCGCGCAGTACGCGGCCGTCCGGGCCACCGTGAACGACCTGCTGGACTGCATACCGCTGCTCGTGCGGAACCTGGAGCACTCGCAGCACCAGCACACCGCGCTCGTCGAGGCGGTGCTCGACGGGGACGCGGAGGCGGCGCGCGCCGTGATGCGCGAACACTGCGCGGGCACGGCGGCGCTGCTGCGCGGATTCCTGGCCTGA